In the genome of Anabas testudineus chromosome 4, fAnaTes1.2, whole genome shotgun sequence, one region contains:
- the LOC113151974 gene encoding hydroxylysine kinase-like produces the protein MAEKHSKPNFSQSQVSDMVKRLFGLTPSEIRSLPSYDDQNFYMAPIEGGEYVVKIMNSEDSKNPALIEVQTYAMSFLHQNGLPAQTALPTTSGQLISLEELDCGYGSQKYLVRLLTYLPGTTISKVPLTPQLLYETGKTAARMDKILEKLEHPHLSLLQREKFIWSLSNVTLLEEYINVLDGDPLQEVVKSVIHQYKTCVIPKRSSFRKCVNHGDFNDLNVLVQPCDSEGYKISGILDFGDMNSGYYIHELAITIMYMMTEHPRPIEVGGPVLAGWESVLPLNEMEKDCLYVLVLSRFCQSLVLARYSVKLHPENTEYLMISSRKGVHILQQLWELGKEHVEKVWFQDAAQFSDRNHVLLK, from the exons ATGGCAGAGAAGCACTCCAAGCCCAACTTCAGCCAGTCTCAGGTGTCTGACATGGTGAAGAGGCTCTTCGGGTTAACTCCATCGGAAATTCGCTCGCTGCCCAGCTATGATGACCAGAACTTCTATATGGCGCCGATCGAGGGCGGCGAGTACGTCGTGAAGATCATGAACTCAGAGGACAGTAAGAACCCAGCTCTGATTGAGGTGCAGACTTATGCCATGTCCTTCCTGCACCAGAATGGACTTCCTGCCCAAACCGCCCTGCCCACTACATCAGGACAGCTCATAAGTCTGGAAGAATTAG ACTGTGGCTATGGCTCTCAGAAGTACCTGGTACGGCTGTTGACTTATCTGCCTGGAACCACTATTTCTAAGGTTCCTTTAACGCCACAGTTACTTTATGAAACCGGAAAGACAGCAGCCAGGATGGACAAAATACTAGAAAAG ttggAACATCCTCATCTTAGTTTGTTGCAGAGGGAGAAGTTCATCTGGAGTCTGTCAAATGTTACCCTTCTGGAGGAGTACATCAATGTATTAGATGGAGATCCTCTTCAGGAGGTTGTGAAGTCTGTCATTCACCAGTACAAAACCTGTGTGATCCCCAAACGCTCCAGTTTCCGCAAGT GCGTTAACCATGGCGACTTCAATGACCTCAATGTGCTTGTTCAACCTTGTGACAGTGAGGGCTACAAGATCTCTGGAATTCTTGACTTTGGGGACATGAACAGTGGCTACTACATCCATGAACTCGCCATCACTATCATGTACATGATGACAGAGCACCCTAGACCCATTGAGGTGGGTGGACCTGTCCTCGCAGGCTGGGAAAGTGTCCTCCCCCTTAACGAAATGGAGAAAGATTGTCTCTATGTGCTGGTGCTGTCTCGTTTCTGCCAATCATTAGTTTTGGCTCGTTACAGTGTGAAGTTGCATCCTGAAAATACAGAGTATCTAATGATTTCATCTAGAAAGGGAGTTCACATTCTTCAACAACTCTGGGAGCTCGGAAAAGAGCATGTGGAGAAAGTGTGGTTTCAGGATGCTGCTCAGTTCAGTGACAGAAATCATGTGCTGTTAAAGTAA